Proteins encoded in a region of the Stieleria neptunia genome:
- a CDS encoding Gfo/Idh/MocA family protein: MKQPTRRQFLKHVAASGIATSVTISGTKSSGQVIGANERVRVAIAGINGRGSVHMRGFGAMQDVEISHLVDPDSRLFAPRSAAFERQTGKTPQCVQDIRRVLDDPTVDAVSIATPNHWHALMTIWACQAAKDVYVEKPCSHNIVEGRRMVEAAQKYQRIVQHGTQWRSDPKWKAYTTDIREGKYGKLKTANIQIFRPRKSIGVKTPVPPPRELDFDLWTGPATMNPYRTNLVHYRWHWMWDYGNGEIGNLGAHEFEMARWAMPESAQPKSVVSLGGRYGYEDQADTPNTQLTLYDFGDAQLVCQQRGLHFDKPLKMSIDFHTDAGVVKDGKFYPHGQTKGEKIEGAPASGLPENESRDHLRNFIDCIRSRKREDLASDVLDGHRTAVVAHLGNLSYRLGDQASFRHPPQPLSENQVAAESFDQMKRHLVDAAGVNLANASYRIGPTLQFDATTETFVNHPEANHLLGRTYRPGFQLPTITS, translated from the coding sequence TCAATGGCCGCGGGAGCGTCCACATGCGCGGCTTCGGTGCGATGCAGGATGTGGAAATCAGCCATTTGGTTGATCCGGACAGCCGGCTCTTTGCACCGCGAAGTGCCGCGTTCGAACGACAGACGGGGAAAACGCCGCAGTGTGTGCAAGACATCCGCCGGGTCCTGGATGACCCCACGGTGGATGCAGTCTCAATCGCAACCCCAAATCATTGGCACGCCCTGATGACCATTTGGGCCTGTCAGGCAGCGAAGGATGTCTACGTCGAAAAGCCTTGCAGCCACAACATTGTGGAAGGCCGGCGAATGGTCGAAGCGGCCCAGAAGTATCAACGCATCGTCCAGCATGGTACGCAATGGCGTTCCGATCCCAAGTGGAAGGCTTACACGACCGACATTCGCGAAGGTAAGTACGGCAAACTGAAGACCGCCAATATTCAAATCTTTCGGCCTCGCAAGAGTATTGGCGTGAAAACTCCCGTGCCACCGCCTCGCGAATTGGACTTCGACCTTTGGACCGGACCGGCCACGATGAATCCCTATCGGACGAATCTGGTTCATTACCGCTGGCATTGGATGTGGGACTATGGCAACGGAGAAATTGGAAATCTTGGTGCCCACGAATTCGAAATGGCACGCTGGGCGATGCCCGAAAGTGCCCAGCCGAAATCCGTGGTGAGTCTGGGAGGCCGCTATGGGTACGAGGATCAGGCAGACACCCCCAATACCCAGCTCACGCTGTACGATTTCGGCGATGCCCAACTCGTCTGTCAACAACGTGGACTGCACTTTGACAAACCGTTGAAAATGAGCATCGATTTCCATACCGATGCAGGCGTCGTCAAAGACGGTAAATTCTATCCCCATGGACAGACGAAGGGAGAGAAGATCGAGGGCGCCCCTGCGAGTGGACTTCCCGAAAACGAATCACGCGATCACTTGCGGAACTTTATCGATTGCATCCGTAGCCGCAAACGCGAGGATCTGGCCTCGGATGTTCTGGATGGGCATCGCACGGCCGTGGTGGCCCACCTGGGCAATCTTTCGTACCGCCTGGGTGACCAGGCTTCGTTCCGTCACCCGCCTCAACCGCTTTCTGAAAATCAGGTTGCTGCAGAATCCTTTGACCAAATGAAACGGCATCTGGTCGACGCCGCCGGAGTCAATTTGGCGAACGCTTCTTATCGAATCGGTCCCACACTCCAATTCGACGCAACGACAGAAACCTTTGTAAATCACCCCGAAGCAAACCACCTCCTGGGCAGAACCTACCGGCCCGGATTTCAACTGCCAACCATCACCAGCTGA
- a CDS encoding DUF6398 domain-containing protein — MNLTTDEGKLFYDLYAALLSFVNRRLEVSSETFSDAREYTTTPPEIRVAIRDALFEHRELIDEFVKENPARLGAESLEIVGSWKHALPGKFYIFRYLKKYTVFLTSGDSPNKAYGVLGLADPMVDVIGPYLPQLVATVLLPYQGRIIYDGMLAGYNIRFGGGIKRSLNEEYKQAKEKFGIVTSLGDQAAPKPKQKTPKKQPRKVKAALGGRSAADEAKAIAEELAQMTDAFCRQFLNEEYAVLCRELVSALARKRPSPLLRGRRETWASGVVRTIGWANFLHDPSQTPHLNLYSIDEAFGIAESTGAAKLKEIRTMLRIRQLDPKWTLPSTMDDNPMVWMLEVNGIMMDVRRAPRELQEAAFKKGLIPYIPADRAEADEASQ; from the coding sequence ATGAACCTGACAACTGACGAGGGAAAGCTGTTTTACGACCTGTATGCGGCCCTGCTGTCGTTCGTGAACCGTAGGCTGGAGGTGTCTTCCGAGACTTTCTCAGACGCTCGGGAGTACACGACCACGCCGCCCGAGATCAGGGTGGCCATACGCGATGCCCTGTTCGAGCATCGGGAACTGATCGACGAGTTCGTCAAAGAGAACCCCGCAAGGCTGGGGGCCGAGTCATTGGAGATCGTCGGCAGTTGGAAACACGCTCTGCCGGGCAAGTTCTATATCTTCCGCTACCTGAAAAAGTACACGGTCTTTCTGACCAGTGGCGACTCGCCAAACAAAGCCTATGGCGTACTGGGGTTGGCGGACCCGATGGTGGATGTCATTGGTCCCTACCTGCCACAGCTGGTTGCAACCGTCCTGCTACCGTACCAGGGCAGGATCATCTATGACGGCATGCTAGCAGGGTACAACATCAGGTTCGGCGGCGGCATCAAGCGGTCGCTCAACGAGGAGTACAAGCAGGCCAAAGAGAAATTCGGCATCGTTACGTCGCTCGGGGATCAGGCTGCACCAAAGCCCAAGCAGAAAACGCCCAAGAAGCAGCCACGGAAAGTGAAGGCAGCCCTTGGTGGTCGCTCCGCAGCCGACGAGGCCAAAGCGATTGCCGAGGAGCTGGCCCAAATGACGGATGCCTTCTGCCGGCAGTTCCTCAACGAGGAATACGCTGTACTGTGCCGCGAGTTGGTTTCGGCTTTGGCGAGGAAGCGACCATCGCCGCTTCTTCGTGGCAGAAGGGAAACTTGGGCCTCTGGTGTCGTGAGAACCATCGGATGGGCCAACTTCCTTCATGATCCAAGCCAAACCCCTCACCTGAATTTGTATTCCATCGATGAAGCTTTCGGCATCGCGGAGAGCACCGGTGCGGCCAAGCTGAAAGAGATCCGGACGATGCTCAGGATTCGGCAGCTCGATCCCAAATGGACACTCCCCAGCACGATGGACGACAATCCGATGGTCTGGATGCTGGAGGTCAACGGCATCATGATGGATGTTCGCCGCGCCCCTCGGGAACTTCAAGAAGCGGCCTTCAAGAAGGGCTTGATCCCATACATCCCGGCAGACAGGGCTGAGGCGGACGAGGCATCGCAGTAA
- a CDS encoding GNAT family N-acetyltransferase: MTAYRIEALANHDRKGFDCGSPELNDYLAKRVSQDVRRRFTACFVMIGKSSGEIAGYYTLSAGGVSIQDLPEHVAKKLPRYPSVPVVRLGRLAVAKPHQGKKLGGLLLFDGIRRAVKSEIAAYAIVVEAKDENAIRFYEHYGFTAFSARSNSLFLPLQQAVRDLI, encoded by the coding sequence GTGACCGCATACCGCATCGAAGCTCTCGCGAATCACGATCGTAAGGGTTTCGATTGTGGCTCGCCCGAACTCAACGATTATCTCGCGAAGCGGGTCAGCCAAGATGTGCGTCGCCGATTCACGGCATGCTTCGTTATGATTGGAAAATCGTCTGGCGAGATCGCCGGGTACTACACGCTCTCGGCGGGTGGCGTTTCGATTCAAGACCTGCCTGAACATGTTGCCAAGAAACTGCCGCGTTATCCCAGCGTTCCCGTTGTGCGTCTCGGCCGACTCGCTGTTGCGAAACCGCACCAGGGGAAGAAGTTGGGCGGTCTGTTGTTGTTCGATGGAATCCGCAGGGCGGTGAAAAGCGAGATCGCAGCTTACGCAATCGTCGTTGAAGCGAAGGATGAGAACGCCATCCGTTTTTATGAACACTATGGATTCACCGCTTTTTCGGCACGTTCCAATTCTCTTTTCTTGCCACTTCAGCAAGCCGTCCGAGACTTGATTTAG
- a CDS encoding type II toxin-antitoxin system TacA family antitoxin translates to MIQPEPKSARLDARLPEPVLELLRRAAAIQGRTLSDFVVNSAREAAERAISDHELLVLSAADQQQFADALLNPPPVAEPLRDAAKRYHEMVDSE, encoded by the coding sequence ATGATTCAACCTGAGCCCAAGTCGGCACGACTGGACGCACGCCTTCCCGAGCCGGTGCTTGAGCTACTTCGTCGAGCGGCCGCGATACAAGGCCGCACTCTGTCGGACTTCGTGGTCAATTCGGCGCGCGAGGCGGCTGAACGCGCGATCTCTGATCATGAGTTGCTTGTTCTTTCGGCCGCCGACCAGCAGCAATTTGCGGACGCGTTGTTGAATCCGCCACCGGTTGCAGAGCCGCTCAGGGATGCTGCCAAACGGTATCACGAGATGGTTGATTCCGAGTGA
- a CDS encoding peptidase MA family metallohydrolase, whose translation MDILAKLAEKRTGKTVIHFVSGARQESIVHIKAPQDSSANSLTKLVSFFRESGVGQITFSARAIGPDIDPDKDLQNVSIRVIARHDPGRSPQLVTKLFNPPPPDFVKLHLRGLRASASIAGPDEVEKELILLRGEGPFQLHPFLEAAALLRQSPLIADCDVIVKFPFVDWGDEKEKIPARILAALQKQNSSEPPMQPIGSAAGIPGPPHLPLAAPGQIASPGPVVNPFGAPPAAAGVYPAPKSRRVEHSQLARQAILADKKSQTKANELRSAGNANTDQAIARKILGPMVVEAFDAKQALYQAELDSLSQRVSRLKELVTERQKAKGQIIARRIDELLNPDLKWDATASNAAKSASIPDHPVVPITSTRTNHFFVSGDPFAETVPADTLENVAKTAEGAFRELTQEWFGTIPVDFKESCGIDVQVAETTRSAQGATTYRFTPDGKVTGAMMHLQGSPTNLDERLTHEVMHLVLAANFNVKLPLWIDEGIAMLAGDSSGVPDAARRTVAEAANNETLIPLHELFSMKSYPTDREHLKLMHQQSGLLVDWLVAQGGKRKLIECMRSVPSDKMASQLPDAVVSTYGFESLADLEAQWIETLKSLRSEVSTSPFAD comes from the coding sequence ATGGACATTCTCGCCAAGTTGGCAGAAAAACGGACGGGAAAAACGGTGATTCATTTTGTGTCCGGCGCGAGACAAGAATCCATCGTTCATATCAAAGCCCCCCAAGACTCATCCGCCAATAGCTTGACAAAGTTAGTCTCGTTTTTTCGCGAAAGCGGTGTCGGTCAAATCACCTTCAGTGCTCGGGCGATTGGGCCGGACATCGACCCTGACAAGGATTTGCAAAACGTTTCGATCAGAGTCATCGCCCGACATGATCCGGGGAGAAGTCCGCAACTGGTCACCAAACTGTTTAATCCGCCTCCACCTGACTTTGTTAAGTTGCATCTTCGCGGCTTGAGAGCCAGTGCATCGATCGCCGGACCTGATGAAGTTGAAAAAGAGTTGATCTTGTTACGGGGCGAAGGTCCGTTTCAATTGCATCCCTTTCTTGAGGCAGCCGCTCTGCTCAGGCAAAGCCCCCTGATCGCCGACTGCGATGTGATCGTAAAATTCCCATTTGTTGATTGGGGCGATGAAAAGGAGAAGATTCCGGCACGGATTTTGGCGGCATTGCAGAAACAAAATTCATCCGAGCCCCCGATGCAGCCAATCGGATCGGCGGCTGGAATTCCCGGGCCGCCACACCTTCCGCTTGCGGCTCCCGGTCAGATTGCCAGCCCCGGTCCGGTTGTCAATCCCTTTGGTGCGCCCCCGGCCGCCGCGGGAGTCTATCCGGCACCGAAGTCGAGACGCGTCGAACACTCACAATTGGCTCGTCAGGCAATATTGGCCGATAAGAAATCGCAAACCAAAGCGAACGAATTGCGATCGGCAGGAAATGCAAACACCGATCAAGCGATCGCTCGGAAGATTTTGGGGCCGATGGTTGTCGAAGCCTTTGATGCCAAGCAAGCACTCTATCAGGCCGAGCTTGACTCACTTTCTCAACGTGTGTCGCGTTTAAAAGAACTGGTCACCGAGCGACAAAAAGCCAAGGGCCAGATCATCGCGCGGCGGATCGATGAACTGCTTAATCCGGATTTGAAATGGGACGCGACGGCCTCGAACGCCGCCAAGTCAGCCTCGATACCGGATCATCCTGTTGTCCCGATCACGTCAACTCGGACCAATCATTTTTTTGTCAGTGGGGATCCGTTCGCTGAGACAGTGCCGGCAGATACTTTGGAAAACGTTGCGAAAACTGCCGAGGGGGCTTTTCGAGAACTGACGCAAGAGTGGTTCGGCACGATACCCGTCGACTTTAAAGAATCCTGTGGGATCGATGTGCAGGTTGCCGAGACGACCAGGTCGGCTCAAGGTGCGACAACCTACCGGTTCACCCCCGATGGCAAGGTCACCGGTGCCATGATGCATCTGCAAGGTTCCCCGACAAATCTGGACGAACGATTGACTCATGAAGTCATGCATCTGGTGTTAGCGGCCAACTTCAATGTCAAACTTCCGCTGTGGATTGATGAGGGGATCGCGATGCTTGCAGGCGACTCCAGTGGCGTCCCCGACGCGGCTCGAAGAACGGTCGCCGAAGCGGCAAACAACGAAACGCTGATCCCCCTTCACGAACTGTTCTCGATGAAGTCGTACCCAACGGATCGCGAGCATCTGAAGTTGATGCACCAACAATCAGGTCTACTCGTCGACTGGCTAGTCGCACAGGGAGGAAAACGGAAGCTGATCGAGTGCATGCGGTCGGTGCCGTCTGACAAGATGGCAAGTCAGTTGCCCGACGCAGTCGTGTCGACGTACGGATTTGAAAGCCTGGCGGACTTGGAAGCCCAATGGATTGAGACGTTGAAATCATTGAGAAGTGAAGTTTCAACTTCACCCTTCGCTGATTGA
- a CDS encoding serine/threonine-protein kinase, producing the protein MNPIQHCPIDQLQCFVDDALPQVECESLITHLDHCAECRDRISRLAGSAEDWAVAKDALSADELTADRLSAGELSAIADSGESSIDAAAGRFDVSMILRTIAPSDDPRSAGRIGPFEVTGIIGTGGMGVVLKACEPALDRFVAIKMLSPHLASSTSARKRFAREARAAAAVLHENVIAIYQVAHFNDVPYLVMPYLADPSLQQRIDDEGCLDIESTLSIGMQIAKGLAAAHSQGLVHRDVKPANVLLSKGTERAVITDFGLARAADDASLTRAGTLAGTPHYMSPEQAKGQPLDLRSDLFSLGSVLFTMLAGHPPIRGDVGSETITRIAEGRVPSLSSLDTQTPDWLIRLVDWLHQDDPHRRPKSADDVAGLLEQCLSHYRQPGQVALPDPLARPNHNRRRMIVVVAVAATIAAIFLAVVYVFPMQRPSPTEVFDERDQTSHQNAQVSDDSVTDDNSVVLEAIDTTRLESDLRWDYLDEQIEDIDRQVWKWEQELGDDWESK; encoded by the coding sequence ATGAATCCGATCCAACATTGTCCGATCGATCAGCTCCAGTGCTTCGTCGATGATGCGTTGCCGCAAGTTGAATGCGAATCACTGATCACACATTTGGATCACTGCGCAGAATGCCGTGACCGGATCAGTCGACTGGCGGGATCTGCGGAGGACTGGGCCGTGGCGAAAGACGCACTGTCGGCCGATGAGTTGACTGCCGATCGGCTCTCCGCGGGCGAATTGTCGGCCATCGCTGACTCCGGCGAATCGTCGATTGATGCTGCTGCGGGTCGCTTTGACGTCTCGATGATCCTTCGCACGATTGCCCCCAGCGACGACCCGCGGTCGGCCGGACGGATCGGCCCGTTCGAAGTCACGGGCATCATCGGCACCGGCGGGATGGGCGTTGTGCTGAAGGCCTGCGAACCGGCGTTGGATCGATTCGTCGCGATCAAAATGTTGTCACCACACTTGGCATCGTCTACCAGTGCGAGAAAGCGGTTTGCGCGGGAAGCACGTGCCGCCGCCGCGGTCCTGCATGAGAACGTGATTGCGATCTATCAGGTCGCCCATTTCAATGACGTGCCGTATCTGGTGATGCCGTACTTGGCAGATCCATCGCTGCAACAACGGATCGACGACGAAGGTTGTTTGGACATCGAATCGACACTCTCGATCGGCATGCAAATCGCCAAAGGCCTTGCTGCGGCGCACTCCCAGGGTCTGGTCCATCGTGACGTCAAACCTGCCAATGTGCTGTTATCCAAAGGCACCGAACGCGCGGTGATCACGGATTTTGGGCTCGCCCGTGCCGCCGATGATGCCTCGCTGACCCGGGCCGGGACGCTCGCCGGGACACCGCACTACATGTCGCCAGAACAGGCCAAAGGCCAACCACTTGACTTGCGGAGCGATCTGTTCAGTTTGGGAAGTGTGCTGTTCACGATGCTCGCGGGACACCCGCCGATACGCGGTGACGTCGGCAGCGAAACGATCACGCGCATCGCTGAAGGACGGGTTCCCTCGCTATCAAGTCTCGACACGCAAACGCCCGACTGGCTGATCCGGTTGGTTGATTGGCTGCATCAAGACGATCCCCATCGACGTCCAAAATCCGCGGACGATGTCGCCGGACTGCTGGAGCAATGCCTAAGTCACTACAGGCAACCCGGACAAGTTGCGTTGCCCGATCCGTTGGCTCGCCCGAATCACAATCGCCGACGGATGATCGTCGTGGTTGCAGTCGCGGCCACGATCGCCGCGATCTTCCTTGCCGTCGTCTACGTTTTTCCGATGCAACGGCCGTCGCCGACGGAAGTTTTCGACGAACGAGATCAAACGTCTCACCAAAACGCACAAGTCAGTGACGATTCTGTAACGGATGATAACTCCGTTGTTTTGGAAGCGATCGATACGACGCGATTGGAATCCGACTTGCGTTGGGACTATCTCGACGAACAAATCGAAGACATTGATCGACAGGTGTGGAAATGGGAACAAGAACTCGGAGACGACTGGGAATCGAAATGA
- a CDS encoding RNA polymerase sigma factor encodes MHSWPETRDTLIARLKNPSDRQAWNEFVSLYEPLIFRFSRRRGLQDADACDITQRVLWAVARASDRWEPDADRGRFRGWLATVTRNAVINLIQRENAGRGSGSSEVWDMLEAIPEPNSDLETDWVYERRCELFRYTAARVKNSFSEDVWRAFWMTAVDGQNGGDVAERLGKTIGSVYAARSRVLAKIRKAVAAIEQDESES; translated from the coding sequence ATGCATTCATGGCCAGAGACACGAGACACGCTTATAGCGCGGCTGAAGAACCCGTCCGACCGGCAGGCATGGAATGAATTTGTCTCTCTGTACGAGCCATTGATTTTTCGTTTCTCGCGCCGCAGGGGACTTCAGGATGCTGATGCATGCGACATCACGCAGCGGGTGCTTTGGGCAGTCGCCCGAGCATCGGATCGCTGGGAACCCGACGCCGACCGTGGGCGGTTTCGCGGGTGGCTTGCCACGGTCACTCGAAACGCAGTGATCAACCTGATTCAACGAGAAAACGCCGGACGGGGATCCGGATCGTCAGAAGTATGGGACATGCTCGAAGCGATCCCGGAGCCGAATAGCGATTTAGAAACCGACTGGGTCTACGAACGACGTTGTGAGTTGTTTCGCTACACCGCCGCACGAGTTAAAAACAGCTTTAGCGAAGACGTCTGGCGGGCATTTTGGATGACGGCCGTTGACGGTCAGAACGGCGGGGACGTCGCGGAACGGCTTGGCAAAACAATCGGTTCGGTCTATGCGGCACGCAGTCGTGTACTGGCCAAGATTCGAAAAGCCGTCGCGGCGATTGAACAGGACGAATCCGAATCATGA
- a CDS encoding DMP19 family protein — MAIAESGWAEALPAIKQSLADDDEYVRSYALIGMTRAIEANKLSAEIRSGVLPDLENLVASGRNVEDAARLFAQLDAARAESYLLSDAVLDPKKNSLHEILRVIGQFDFSIDRETVKSLVTTYAGREMEYPNTYALGETLALLGRFKVAEDTALLKEYCSHSEDRVSDGAARGLLASHDLRGFQDRIWQKEESGGWESLNREQQMYLAVFWLDAEVNNGGHSQYFFNSAGANWQLALDGLEAMGFKQRLEIFEGVLKLFGDQKPFRDRGKRQDQLASVYTKHEGAFDKFDSQYYKAKESVEVFSTRFVIENADKFK, encoded by the coding sequence TTGGCGATTGCCGAATCGGGGTGGGCAGAAGCCCTGCCTGCAATCAAGCAGTCGCTCGCTGACGATGATGAGTATGTTCGATCGTATGCATTGATTGGGATGACGCGCGCCATCGAGGCGAACAAGCTGTCTGCGGAGATCAGGTCAGGTGTTCTTCCGGATCTTGAAAACCTCGTTGCCTCAGGCCGAAATGTTGAGGATGCGGCTCGCCTCTTTGCCCAGCTTGACGCAGCGCGAGCGGAGTCCTATCTCCTGTCGGATGCCGTCCTCGATCCCAAGAAAAACTCCCTTCACGAAATCCTGCGTGTGATCGGACAATTTGATTTTTCGATCGATCGAGAAACGGTGAAGTCTCTCGTTACGACGTACGCCGGTCGCGAGATGGAATACCCCAATACCTATGCTTTGGGGGAAACGCTGGCATTGCTTGGGCGATTCAAAGTTGCTGAAGACACGGCATTGCTGAAGGAATATTGCAGCCACTCGGAAGATCGAGTCTCCGATGGCGCGGCGAGAGGATTGCTCGCGAGCCATGACCTGCGAGGCTTTCAAGACCGAATTTGGCAGAAAGAGGAATCAGGTGGATGGGAATCGCTGAACCGGGAGCAGCAGATGTATCTAGCGGTGTTCTGGCTGGATGCGGAAGTGAATAACGGCGGCCACTCCCAATACTTTTTCAACTCCGCCGGGGCCAACTGGCAACTCGCCCTCGATGGATTGGAAGCCATGGGTTTCAAGCAGCGATTGGAAATCTTTGAAGGCGTTCTGAAACTGTTTGGCGACCAGAAGCCGTTCCGCGATCGGGGCAAACGCCAGGATCAACTGGCATCCGTCTACACCAAACACGAAGGCGCGTTCGACAAGTTCGATTCACAGTACTACAAGGCAAAGGAAAGCGTTGAAGTCTTTTCCACCCGCTTTGTGATTGAGAACGCGGACAAATTCAAGTAA